From Aliarcobacter butzleri, the proteins below share one genomic window:
- a CDS encoding undecaprenyl-diphosphate phosphatase, whose amino-acid sequence MTIFDSILLGIIEGFTEFLPISSTGHLIVLSEILGLEQNNVNKAFEIIIQFAAIMALVFVYPSKFTFSHIELWKKIVVAFLPIGIVGFLFSSQIKNLFSIEIIAWMFIIGGIVFLIIEKFYDENKTHTLNVEDVSYKQAIFIGVMQIFALIPGTSRAGASIIGAMMAGLNRKTSAEFSFLLAVPVMCATTGYDLVKHHEELLVGANLLNLAIGFIVSFIVALIVIKLFLKFLERFTFVAFGIYRIIFGILILLIF is encoded by the coding sequence ATGACGATATTTGATTCCATATTATTAGGAATTATAGAAGGTTTCACAGAGTTTCTGCCTATTTCTTCAACAGGGCATTTAATAGTTTTAAGTGAGATTTTAGGACTTGAACAAAATAATGTAAATAAAGCTTTTGAAATTATCATTCAGTTTGCTGCAATTATGGCTTTAGTTTTTGTATATCCATCAAAGTTTACTTTTTCTCATATTGAATTATGGAAAAAAATAGTAGTTGCTTTTTTACCAATAGGTATAGTAGGTTTTTTATTTTCATCTCAAATTAAAAATCTATTCTCAATTGAAATAATTGCTTGGATGTTTATTATTGGAGGTATTGTATTTTTAATAATTGAAAAATTTTATGATGAAAACAAAACTCATACTTTAAATGTTGAAGATGTATCGTATAAACAAGCTATTTTTATAGGTGTTATGCAAATATTTGCTTTAATTCCTGGAACTTCAAGAGCAGGAGCTAGTATCATTGGTGCTATGATGGCTGGATTAAATAGAAAAACTAGTGCAGAATTTTCTTTTCTTTTAGCAGTTCCTGTTATGTGTGCAACAACAGGTTACGACTTGGTTAAACATCATGAAGAGTTATTAGTGGGAGCAAATTTATTAAATTTAGCTATTGGATTTATAGTTTCATTTATTGTTGCTCTTATTGTTATAAAATTATTCCTAAAATTCTTAGAAAGATTTACATTCGTAGCTTTTGGAATTTATAGAATTATTTTTGGAATTTTAATTCTTTTAATCTTCTAA
- a CDS encoding MoaD/ThiS family protein has protein sequence MVKIEFLGPINKEDMDLDITNLKELSQILKDDKEVSTWLQNCAVAVNDELIFSKDFELKSGDKISLLPPVCGG, from the coding sequence ATGGTAAAAATTGAATTTCTTGGACCTATTAATAAAGAAGATATGGATTTAGATATTACTAATTTAAAAGAGTTAAGTCAAATTTTAAAAGATGATAAAGAAGTTTCAACTTGGCTTCAAAATTGTGCAGTTGCTGTTAATGATGAATTGATTTTTTCAAAAGATTTTGAGTTAAAATCAGGAGACAAAATCTCACTATTACCTCCTGTTTGTGGAGGTTGA
- a CDS encoding histidinol-phosphatase codes for MRVDLHNHTLLCNHATGTVNEYIQRAIELGIDEYGFACHAPMNYDLKYRMNINQKTIYEKWINEAKEHYKNKIKILLAYEVDYLDGYILDEVINSKVDYLIGSVHFLKNKNDMWGFDNPEFIGLYQSKDIDTIWSEYFAAIKDMAKTSLFDIVGHFDLIKVFKFLPKKDIRIIAKDALSEIKKSNMVLEINTSGFRKPIGESYPSIPLLEMAYEMGIDITFSSDAHSVEHIGFKYDEATSIAKKIGYTKCISFENRDRKIVEF; via the coding sequence TTGAGAGTAGATTTACATAATCATACACTTTTATGTAATCATGCAACAGGAACAGTAAATGAGTATATACAAAGAGCAATAGAACTTGGTATTGACGAATATGGATTTGCCTGTCACGCTCCGATGAATTATGATTTAAAATATAGAATGAATATAAATCAAAAGACAATTTACGAAAAATGGATAAATGAAGCCAAAGAGCACTATAAAAATAAAATTAAAATTTTATTAGCTTATGAAGTTGATTATCTTGATGGATATATTTTAGATGAAGTTATAAATTCAAAAGTTGATTATCTAATAGGATCAGTTCATTTTTTAAAAAACAAAAATGATATGTGGGGATTTGATAATCCTGAATTTATTGGGCTTTATCAATCAAAAGATATTGATACAATTTGGAGTGAGTATTTTGCTGCTATAAAAGATATGGCAAAAACGTCTTTATTTGATATAGTTGGACACTTTGACTTAATTAAAGTATTTAAGTTTTTACCAAAAAAAGATATTAGAATCATTGCAAAAGATGCTTTAAGTGAGATTAAAAAATCAAATATGGTTTTAGAAATAAATACTTCAGGGTTTAGAAAACCAATAGGTGAAAGCTATCCGTCTATTCCACTGTTAGAAATGGCCTATGAAATGGGTATAGATATAACATTTAGTTCAGATGCACACAGCGTTGAGCATATTGGATTTAAATATGATGAAGCTACATCTATAGCAAAAAAGATAGGATATACAAAATGTATATCTTTTGAAAATAGAGATAGAAAAATAGTAGAGTTTTAA
- a CDS encoding ATP-binding cassette domain-containing protein, giving the protein MLNIKKLQISSQNKMLVNISFEITNSCALIGESGSGKSLTLKALLNLLPSNLKLKKEIDSPFELNYDSIGFIPQNPFTSLSSMTKIKNQFFCSNEKKEEVLKLLDLDKSILNKFPSQLSGGQIQRVVIAIALSRNIKLLLLDEPTTALDIENKNNIINIVNDLKKQLNILILFVTHDIESIKDICENIVILKNGEIVEKGLTKDVLSSPKDEYTKSLINSTFKNKDFRI; this is encoded by the coding sequence ATGTTAAATATAAAAAAATTACAAATCTCTTCACAAAACAAAATGTTAGTAAATATCTCTTTTGAGATAACTAACTCTTGTGCATTAATAGGAGAGAGTGGAAGTGGAAAATCTTTAACTTTAAAAGCATTATTAAATCTTCTTCCATCAAATTTGAAATTAAAAAAAGAGATAGATTCACCTTTTGAGTTAAACTATGATTCAATAGGATTTATTCCACAAAATCCATTTACTTCTTTATCTTCTATGACAAAAATCAAAAATCAATTTTTCTGTTCAAATGAAAAAAAAGAGGAAGTTTTAAAACTTTTAGATTTAGATAAATCAATCTTAAATAAATTTCCATCACAACTAAGTGGTGGTCAAATCCAAAGAGTTGTTATTGCAATAGCATTAAGCAGAAATATAAAATTACTTTTGCTTGATGAACCAACAACAGCTTTGGATATAGAAAATAAAAATAATATAATAAATATAGTAAATGATTTAAAAAAACAACTAAATATTTTAATTCTTTTTGTAACTCATGATATAGAATCGATTAAAGATATTTGTGAAAATATTGTTATTTTAAAAAATGGAGAGATTGTTGAAAAAGGTTTGACAAAAGATGTTTTATCTTCACCAAAAGATGAATACACAAAAAGTTTGATTAATTCGACTTTTAAAAATAAAGATTTTAGGATTTAA
- a CDS encoding UDP-N-acetylglucosamine--N-acetylmuramyl-(pentapeptide) pyrophosphoryl-undecaprenol N-acetylglucosamine transferase gives MKETVVITGGGTGGHLKVADAFIEEFYRRDIDIIFIGSSNGQDKAWFENDDRIKEKYFLDTKGVVNKRGLNKVFSLFNILSKTFFCLKIYKKYNVKRVISVGGFSAAAASFATVLKKGCKFYIHEQNSKMGKLNQITSRFATEVFSSFDKNSSIKDYPVSKIFFDLSRIRQEVKTVAFFGGSQGAICINDFALKVAPKLNDMNIRIIHQTGKNDFERVKKEYEKLNIKVDVFDFSKDIPLKMQNADFAVSRAGASTLWELCANCLPTFFIPFKYAAGDHQYFNAKALKDKNLCFLQREEELDEKYFFEAINSNINKMSIDLKDSIKPDAILLIVSKILED, from the coding sequence ATGAAAGAAACAGTTGTTATAACAGGTGGTGGTACAGGTGGACATCTTAAAGTTGCAGATGCTTTTATAGAAGAATTTTATAGAAGAGATATTGATATAATATTTATAGGTTCATCAAATGGACAAGATAAAGCTTGGTTTGAGAATGATGATAGAATAAAAGAAAAATATTTTTTAGACACTAAAGGAGTTGTAAATAAAAGAGGTTTAAATAAAGTTTTTTCTTTATTTAATATTTTATCAAAAACTTTTTTTTGTTTAAAAATCTATAAAAAATATAATGTAAAAAGAGTTATTTCTGTTGGTGGTTTTTCTGCTGCTGCTGCATCTTTTGCTACTGTATTAAAAAAAGGTTGCAAATTTTATATACATGAACAAAATTCTAAAATGGGCAAACTTAATCAAATTACATCACGATTTGCAACTGAAGTTTTCTCTTCATTTGATAAAAATTCTTCTATAAAAGATTATCCTGTTTCAAAAATATTTTTTGATTTGTCAAGAATTAGACAAGAAGTAAAAACAGTTGCTTTCTTTGGAGGTTCTCAAGGAGCTATTTGTATAAATGATTTTGCTTTAAAAGTTGCACCAAAATTAAATGATATGAATATAAGAATTATTCATCAAACTGGAAAAAATGATTTTGAAAGAGTAAAAAAAGAGTATGAGAAATTAAATATAAAAGTTGATGTATTTGATTTTTCTAAAGATATACCTTTAAAAATGCAAAATGCAGATTTTGCAGTTAGTAGAGCAGGGGCTTCAACTTTATGGGAATTATGTGCAAATTGTTTACCAACTTTTTTTATACCTTTTAAATATGCTGCTGGTGATCATCAATACTTTAATGCAAAAGCTTTGAAAGATAAAAATTTATGTTTTTTACAAAGAGAAGAAGAACTTGATGAAAAGTATTTTTTTGAGGCAATAAATTCAAATATAAATAAAATGAGCATTGATTTAAAAGATTCTATTAAACCAGATGCTATTTTATTGATTGTAAGTAAAATTTTAGAAGATTAA
- a CDS encoding molybdopterin synthase catalytic subunit produces MLQIFDGDLAVEQITNSWYEKYKNLNYGAIITFVGVVRNENNIEGLSFDIYEPILKLWFDSWQKKANEKNAIVLMAHSRGDVKNHQSSYIACVCSPKRRVALELIDEFVEDFKAKAPIWKYDIINGQRVYAIDRSTAIEGAGVLN; encoded by the coding sequence ATGCTACAAATATTTGATGGAGATTTGGCTGTTGAGCAAATTACAAATTCTTGGTATGAGAAGTATAAAAATTTAAATTACGGTGCAATAATAACTTTTGTTGGTGTTGTAAGAAATGAAAACAATATTGAAGGATTATCTTTTGATATATATGAACCAATATTAAAATTATGGTTTGATAGTTGGCAAAAAAAAGCAAATGAGAAAAATGCAATAGTATTAATGGCTCATAGTAGAGGTGATGTAAAAAATCATCAAAGTTCATACATTGCTTGTGTTTGTAGCCCAAAAAGAAGAGTTGCTTTAGAATTAATAGATGAATTTGTTGAAGATTTTAAAGCAAAAGCACCAATTTGGAAATATGATATTATAAATGGGCAAAGAGTTTATGCTATTGATAGAAGTACAGCTATTGAAGGTGCAGGAGTTTTAAATTGA
- a CDS encoding transglycosylase domain-containing protein has product MMKYIFGLAVVLGLAIAGFLYDLYDQIKDDVDKVVNYSPKQSTQFFDKEGRLLANTFKDENREYVKYDDIPARVIEGLVAIEDTQFFEHWGINPDAISRAMIKNLKAGGFVEGASTLTQQLIKNLTLTREKKLMRKVKEALLAIRLETILTKEEILERYLNHTYFGHGYYGIKTAAKGYFNKDLYELSLKEIAILVGLPRAPSFYDPTRNLQVSLARANQVITRLDTLGWITKEQYEEAINETPTIHNQTLTKNVAPYAIDYAISQLINDVPDIIYGGYKVYLTIDLDAQEMANDSIKRAYEEALKRDLEIRKNSKDPDNNPYTKELNAAMITMESSTGKILAMVGGVDYNQSVFNRAFQSKRQAGSAIKPFLYQTALNEGYNPASQLFDISRTYNYTVGGVQKKWQPKNYGGNFQGIVTLRDSLTQSRNLSTLNLVTDVGVGVVTNDLKTYGFKDIVDNLSITLGSMSVSLVEFSEAYSTFANNGTQVKPYIVEQIVNKDGKSVTFEPQTKEINKPEQNYLMVSILNDVVNKGTGKRAAVEGIELAGKTGTTNDNIDAWFCGFSPSIQTIVWFGQDDNTPMRKSETGSTLAAPAFSYFFKKYLALHPEIPRTFTKPEGVYVGNFNGKDELYTDMSPLPDIDSQILIDQSNSNEEVLEF; this is encoded by the coding sequence ATGATGAAATATATTTTTGGTTTAGCTGTTGTTTTAGGACTTGCCATTGCAGGTTTTTTATATGATTTGTACGATCAAATAAAAGATGACGTTGATAAAGTTGTAAACTATTCTCCAAAACAAAGTACACAGTTCTTTGATAAAGAAGGAAGGCTTTTAGCAAATACTTTTAAAGACGAAAATAGAGAATATGTGAAATATGATGATATCCCTGCTCGTGTAATAGAAGGATTAGTTGCTATTGAAGATACACAATTTTTTGAACATTGGGGAATAAATCCTGATGCGATTAGTCGTGCTATGATAAAAAACTTAAAAGCTGGTGGTTTTGTAGAAGGTGCTAGTACATTAACTCAACAACTTATAAAAAATCTTACTTTAACTAGAGAAAAAAAGTTAATGAGAAAAGTTAAAGAAGCCCTACTTGCAATTAGACTTGAAACTATTTTAACAAAAGAAGAAATTTTAGAAAGATATTTAAATCATACATATTTTGGACATGGTTATTATGGAATAAAAACTGCTGCAAAAGGTTATTTTAATAAAGATTTATACGAATTATCTTTAAAAGAGATAGCTATTTTAGTAGGTCTTCCACGAGCTCCAAGCTTTTATGATCCAACAAGAAATCTTCAAGTTTCATTAGCTCGAGCTAATCAAGTTATCACAAGACTGGATACTTTAGGTTGGATTACAAAAGAACAATATGAAGAAGCTATAAATGAAACACCAACTATTCACAATCAAACTTTGACAAAAAATGTAGCTCCTTATGCTATTGATTATGCAATAAGTCAATTAATAAATGATGTTCCAGATATTATTTATGGTGGATATAAAGTTTATTTGACTATTGATTTAGATGCTCAAGAAATGGCAAATGATTCTATAAAAAGAGCTTATGAAGAGGCTTTAAAAAGAGATTTAGAAATAAGAAAAAATTCTAAAGACCCAGATAATAATCCTTATACAAAAGAGCTAAATGCAGCAATGATCACAATGGAAAGTAGCACAGGTAAAATATTAGCAATGGTTGGAGGAGTTGATTATAATCAATCAGTATTTAATAGAGCATTCCAATCAAAAAGACAAGCTGGAAGTGCAATAAAACCATTTTTATACCAAACAGCCTTGAATGAAGGTTATAATCCTGCTAGCCAACTTTTTGATATTTCAAGAACATATAACTATACAGTAGGTGGTGTTCAAAAAAAATGGCAACCAAAAAATTATGGAGGAAACTTCCAAGGTATTGTGACACTAAGAGATTCTTTAACACAGTCAAGAAATTTATCAACTCTTAACTTAGTAACTGATGTTGGAGTGGGAGTTGTTACAAACGATTTAAAAACATACGGATTTAAAGATATAGTTGATAATTTATCTATAACTTTAGGTTCGATGAGTGTATCTTTAGTTGAATTTAGTGAAGCATATAGCACTTTTGCAAATAATGGAACTCAAGTAAAACCATATATTGTTGAACAAATTGTAAATAAAGATGGGAAAAGTGTAACTTTTGAACCTCAAACAAAAGAGATAAATAAACCTGAACAAAATTATTTGATGGTTTCAATTTTAAATGATGTTGTAAATAAAGGAACAGGAAAAAGAGCAGCAGTTGAAGGAATAGAACTTGCAGGTAAAACTGGAACTACAAATGATAATATTGATGCTTGGTTTTGTGGATTTTCACCATCAATTCAAACAATAGTTTGGTTTGGACAAGATGATAATACTCCTATGAGAAAAAGTGAGACAGGAAGTACTTTAGCAGCTCCAGCATTTTCATACTTCTTTAAAAAATATCTAGCACTTCATCCTGAAATTCCTAGAACATTTACAAAACCAGAAGGTGTTTATGTTGGTAATTTTAATGGGAAAGATGAACTATATACAGATATGTCTCCTTTACCAGATATTGATTCACAAATTCTAATAGACCAATCAAATTCTAATGAAGAAGTTTTAGAGTTCTAA
- a CDS encoding FtsW/RodA/SpoVE family cell cycle protein, whose protein sequence is MNFIKKKIKPIENNPNLKDADYVLFILVSVLIIISIIFSYSLTIYTVEFFGYDQYHFFLRQSLVGIVSIFIMWFLAKTDPDRIIGKISWILLITFSLLMIAMPFLPGALVTASGGANRWIRLPGISLSPVEFFKIGFIYFLSWSFHRKVIHQPKKGLLDEALLLSPYFLVFFGVVFIIAFLQKDLGQVVLLGIILVVLLIFANRSFKIFLVLGTIALVGLVGLIIAAPHRIKRIHSWWAMVQDGILSVLPAWAEVLRIDDLPEPYQVSHSLNAIHNGGILGQGVALGNLKLGFLSEVHTDFVLAGMIEEIGLIGLIFVVGILFCVVWRIFKISRRVENPIYHLFSLGIALMIIIAFLINSYGISGMIPIKGIAVPFLSYGGSSMLAMALAVGLVLSISRLAKDEIVKKNIPTKNVNNQVNMNINKVKVR, encoded by the coding sequence ATGAATTTTATCAAAAAAAAGATTAAACCTATCGAAAATAACCCAAATTTAAAAGATGCAGATTATGTATTGTTTATATTGGTGTCAGTATTAATTATAATTAGTATAATTTTTTCATATTCTTTGACTATTTACACTGTTGAATTTTTTGGTTATGACCAATATCATTTCTTTTTAAGACAATCTTTAGTTGGAATAGTTTCTATATTTATAATGTGGTTTTTAGCAAAAACTGATCCAGATAGAATTATAGGAAAAATATCATGGATTCTTCTAATAACATTTTCTTTGCTTATGATTGCAATGCCCTTTTTGCCTGGAGCTTTAGTTACTGCTTCTGGTGGTGCAAATAGATGGATTAGGCTTCCTGGAATTTCTTTATCACCTGTTGAATTTTTTAAAATAGGGTTTATTTATTTTTTATCTTGGTCTTTTCATAGAAAAGTTATTCATCAGCCTAAAAAAGGCTTATTAGATGAAGCTTTACTTTTATCTCCATATTTTTTAGTATTTTTTGGAGTTGTATTTATTATTGCTTTTTTACAAAAAGATTTAGGTCAGGTTGTACTTTTAGGAATAATATTAGTTGTACTTTTGATATTTGCGAATAGATCTTTCAAAATATTTTTAGTATTAGGAACTATTGCTTTAGTTGGTTTGGTTGGTTTAATCATTGCTGCACCTCACAGGATAAAAAGAATTCACTCTTGGTGGGCTATGGTTCAAGATGGTATTTTATCAGTGCTTCCAGCTTGGGCTGAAGTTTTGAGAATAGATGATTTACCTGAACCTTATCAAGTTTCTCACTCTTTAAATGCAATTCATAATGGAGGAATTCTTGGGCAAGGTGTTGCTTTAGGAAATTTAAAATTAGGCTTTTTATCAGAAGTACATACTGACTTTGTTTTGGCAGGAATGATTGAAGAAATAGGATTAATAGGACTGATTTTTGTAGTTGGAATACTTTTTTGTGTTGTATGGAGAATCTTTAAAATAAGTAGACGAGTAGAAAATCCAATATACCATCTTTTTAGTTTAGGAATTGCATTGATGATTATAATTGCATTTTTGATTAACTCTTATGGAATTTCTGGAATGATTCCTATTAAAGGTATTGCTGTTCCTTTTTTATCTTATGGTGGTTCTTCTATGCTCGCAATGGCACTTGCAGTTGGTTTAGTATTATCTATAAGTAGATTAGCAAAAGATGAAATTGTAAAAAAGAATATTCCAACTAAAAATGTAAACAATCAAGTAAATATGAATATCAATAAGGTAAAGGTTAGATGA
- the glnA gene encoding type I glutamate--ammonia ligase produces MGKFVNNTEEFFKYCQENDVKFVDFRFTDMKGTWHHVTYKFTAVSASTLDNGMPFDGSSIDAWQPIHRSDMVLKPDVGTAFLDPFTADSTIIVICDVYDIYKGQMYEKCPRSIAKKTLDYLAQSGAGDVAYFGPENEFFVFEDVRIKDTINESYYKVDSEDGEWNDSTDYEGGNVGHRPRVKGGYFPVAPIDTGVDLRAEMMQVLEQVGLEVVLGHHEVAQGQHEIGIVFGDLIEASDNVQKLKYVIKMVAHLNGKSATFMPKPLYGDNGNGMHVHQSIWKDGKNLFYKQGEYGNLSDTARHYIGGIFKHARAVAAFTNPSTNSYKRLIPGFEAPSILTYSSQNRSASCRIPYGAGEKATRIEMRFPDSTSCPYLAFAAMLMAGLDGIKNKYEPVGPMDDDLFELSLDEIRERDIPQMPHTLRGSLEALIRDNDFLKPVFTQEMIDTYQHYKFETQVWPYEARPTPFEFKTMYSC; encoded by the coding sequence ATGGGAAAATTTGTAAATAACACAGAAGAGTTTTTTAAATATTGTCAAGAAAATGATGTTAAATTTGTAGATTTTAGATTTACAGATATGAAAGGTACATGGCACCATGTAACTTATAAATTTACTGCAGTTAGTGCTTCTACTTTAGATAATGGAATGCCTTTTGATGGTTCGTCAATTGATGCTTGGCAACCAATTCACAGATCAGATATGGTGTTAAAACCAGATGTTGGTACTGCGTTTTTAGATCCATTTACTGCAGATTCAACAATCATTGTAATTTGTGATGTTTATGATATTTATAAAGGACAAATGTATGAAAAATGTCCTAGATCTATTGCTAAAAAAACTTTAGATTATTTAGCGCAATCAGGTGCTGGTGATGTTGCATATTTTGGACCAGAAAATGAGTTTTTTGTATTTGAAGATGTAAGAATAAAAGATACAATCAATGAATCATATTATAAAGTTGATAGTGAAGATGGTGAATGGAATGATTCAACAGATTACGAAGGTGGAAATGTTGGACATAGACCAAGAGTAAAAGGTGGATATTTCCCTGTAGCTCCAATTGATACAGGAGTTGATTTAAGAGCTGAAATGATGCAAGTTTTAGAGCAAGTTGGTTTAGAAGTTGTTTTAGGACACCACGAAGTTGCTCAAGGACAACACGAAATTGGTATTGTATTTGGAGATTTAATTGAAGCTTCTGATAACGTACAAAAATTAAAATATGTAATTAAAATGGTTGCTCACTTAAATGGTAAATCAGCAACATTTATGCCAAAACCACTTTATGGTGATAATGGAAATGGAATGCACGTACACCAATCAATTTGGAAAGATGGGAAAAACCTATTCTATAAACAAGGTGAGTATGGAAATTTAAGTGATACTGCAAGACATTATATTGGTGGTATTTTTAAACATGCTAGAGCTGTTGCTGCATTTACAAATCCTTCAACAAACTCTTATAAAAGATTAATTCCAGGATTTGAAGCTCCTTCAATTTTAACTTATTCTTCTCAAAACAGAAGTGCTTCTTGTAGAATTCCTTATGGAGCAGGTGAAAAAGCAACAAGAATTGAAATGAGATTCCCAGATTCTACTTCTTGTCCTTATTTAGCATTTGCTGCTATGTTAATGGCTGGATTAGATGGAATTAAAAATAAATATGAGCCTGTTGGACCAATGGATGACGATTTATTTGAATTATCATTAGATGAAATTAGAGAAAGAGATATTCCTCAAATGCCTCATACTTTAAGAGGTTCATTAGAAGCTTTAATTAGAGATAATGATTTCTTAAAACCAGTATTTACACAAGAGATGATTGATACTTATCAACATTATAAATTTGAAACTCAAGTTTGGCCTTATGAAGCAAGACCTACACCATTTGAGTTTAAAACAATGTATTCTTGCTAA
- a CDS encoding MqnA/MqnD/SBP family protein, protein MLFAKIEFINLLPFHIYMKKNIKSNQQKAILEYKKSYPSLITNKFKTRKVHSAFISSIESRNEKFLDLGIVAHDEVLSVLLVPGEQKEDYQSKTSNALAKVLDLKGEVIIGDKALKFYHDYPNISKIDLAKAWQKKYNLPFVFAVLCYNKHETQLKNLTKKFKKSHIKIPQYILEQYSKRSGVSKQNILNYLKKIDYDLGIKEKRALKLFLNLAQKKGL, encoded by the coding sequence ATGTTATTTGCCAAAATAGAATTTATAAATTTATTACCTTTTCATATATATATGAAAAAAAATATAAAATCAAATCAACAAAAAGCAATTCTTGAATATAAAAAATCTTATCCATCTCTAATTACAAATAAGTTTAAAACTAGAAAAGTTCATAGTGCATTTATCTCTTCAATTGAATCACGAAATGAAAAATTCTTAGATTTAGGAATAGTTGCACATGATGAAGTATTATCTGTTTTATTAGTACCAGGAGAACAAAAAGAAGATTATCAATCAAAAACTTCAAATGCTTTAGCGAAAGTTCTTGATTTAAAAGGAGAAGTTATCATTGGAGATAAAGCACTAAAGTTTTATCACGATTATCCAAATATCTCAAAAATTGATTTAGCAAAAGCTTGGCAAAAAAAATATAATTTGCCTTTTGTATTTGCAGTTTTATGCTACAATAAGCACGAAACACAATTAAAAAATTTGACAAAGAAATTTAAGAAATCTCATATAAAAATCCCACAATATATACTTGAACAGTATTCAAAAAGAAGTGGTGTATCAAAACAAAATATTCTTAATTACCTAAAAAAAATCGATTATGATTTAGGAATAAAAGAAAAAAGAGCTTTAAAACTCTTTTTAAATCTTGCACAAAAAAAAGGATTATGA